Proteins from a genomic interval of Zingiber officinale cultivar Zhangliang chromosome 1B, Zo_v1.1, whole genome shotgun sequence:
- the LOC121974129 gene encoding uncharacterized protein At5g64816: MVDAWWSLLGAAIPAIIAGQAIRARRRYAEEQRLKNARGREKNSDEIFVCERVCTSKRMLKKVGAFSKDPILDTCVTVCGVSELDACADACARTVCVNQHQVPNWNDICMKRCQSECLRLSASST; this comes from the coding sequence ATGGTGGATGCATGGTGGTCATTACTAGGGGCTGCAATTCCAGCAATCATAGCAGGTCAAGCCATCAGAGCCAGAAGACGATATGCTGAAGAACAAAGGCTCAAGAATGCTCGCGGGCGTGAAAAGAACTCCGACGAAATCTTTGTGTGTGAGAGAGTTTGTACTTCCAAGAGAATGTTGAAGAAGGTGGGTGCATTTTCAAAGGATCCGATCCTCGACACCTGTGTCACCGTTTGTGGTGTTTCAGAACTAGATGCCTGCGCTGATGCCTGCGCACGGACTGTTTGTGTTAACCAACACCAGGTGCCCAATTGGAATGACATCTGCATGAAAAGGTGCCAAAGTGAATGCCTCAGGCTATCTGCATCTTCAACTTAA